The Algoriphagus halophilus region TTACTATGATTCTAAAAGTCGTTCTCATATCGCTTCTTAATTTTCTTTTATAACCTGAATCCAGCCCTTGAACTCGTGCGTTTTGTCATTACTATCTACTGTGGTCAACACATAGAAGTAAGTTCCTGCCACTTGCCCTGGAGCGTCCCAGTCGTTTTGATAATTCTCCTGTTCGAGAACATGGTCACCATATCTGTTGAAGATCGTGATTTCATTGCTGACAAACTTGCCAAGACCCTGGATCACAAAGGTGTCATTGTCTCCATCGTTGTTTGGAGTGATCACATTTGGAATGTGGAACGGCAAGATGGTATTCACATCATCATCCTGATTGTTCGATTCGTCAGTATCATCCTCATCCGATCCTACAATCACTGTATTAGTAATTGAACCTGCAGCTCCGGCTTTGACCGTCACTCGAATGGTTACTGAGGCATCTGCTGCTAGTACTGGAATCGTCCATGTAATTGCAGTACCTGAAACATTATCAGTGACAGTTGCTCCAGAACTATTTTCCGTTACCTCATTACTTAAGTAAGTCACACCAGTTGGAAGATTATCAGTTACAATCACATTGGATGCTGGAGTATCTCCATTAGTCACCACGATTTCGTAATCGAATACATCTCCTTCATAGATCTCTGCTTCAAATGAAGTCTTGCTCACATTTAGATCCACTTGATCGTTTTGTAATCTGAAGACTACTGTAGCATCGTCATTATTGCTTGGATTTCCAGCCTCTCTCAAGATATATTTCAATCTATACTCTCTTGCTTCATTCACACCTGGTATCAAGCTCAATTCACCATCATCATCAATTAGCAAACCGATTACTCCATCCAATTCTGTGAATTCGAAGTCCACATCTGCTGGGTCAGGTCTTTGACCATCTAGTAAATCGTTTTCCAAGATATTTCCTAATCTACCTCCATAGCTCAAGAAATAGGTTCCGAAATCGTCATCATTTGCAATGATCTCAGGGTCTGGAGCTGGTGGCGGTGGCGGTGGTAAGTTCATTACTATATCCACGGAATCTTGATCCTCTACCTCAGTTCCATTAGGAGCAGTACCTTTCACGGTAGCAGTATTACTTACTTGCTCTTTGTTAGTCAAATCGTCCAAAGTCACCACATATGTAGTTGTAAAGACTTCAGTCTCATTCGGCAATAACAATCCGATGGTCTCCTCAAATCCAGTCAATGGATCAGAAACTTGAACATTTACTAATGGTGCAGTACCGGTATTAGTTACTGTCAATGTGTAAGTAATCTCTTGACCCGGGAAGGTTGCCTCTTCAATATCAGCTGTTTTCACTATCTCGATTCCTGGCTCTAGGTTCACACTAACAGTCGCCTGACTTTGTGCTTGAACCGTTGTACCAGAGAAAGTATCCACTGCATTAACAGTTGCGATATTCAAGATTGGCTTACCACTCAATAAGTCTTGCAATGTTACTGTATAAGTAGTGGAGAAGGACTTCATTTCTCCCGGTGCCAAGGAAATATTCGGCAAGGAAAGTCCGGTCTTAGGATCGACCAAATTACCACTAGATAAAGTCACATTACCGGTGTTGGTCACTTCCAAAGTATAGTTTAGAACGATTCCCTCTCTACTTACAGATTCTAGATCTACTGTTTTGTTCAAGGCAATATTTGGAATTCTAACTGCCTCTACTGTTACCTCATCCTGATCTTCTACCACTTCGCCTTTCACAGAGGTTCCAGATGTTGTAGCCACGTTCAAGATAGAACCAGCATCCATATCTGACTGGGTTACAGTGTAAGGTGAATTAATTGTAGAAGACAATCCTGGGGCTATGGTGCCAACATTCAAATTCAGACTAGTCAATGGATCAGAAATAATCACATCGTATAGAATTACATTACCAGTATTGGTCACTGTCAATGAGTAGATTATCTCTTGACCTGCAGCTTCTACCTGAGAAGGATTAGCTACCTTCTCAATATTGATGCTTGGACTTAAGGTCATACATTCAACCACCGAATCAGAATCTTCCGCCAACACAATACTTTCTACCTCTGATGATAAGTATACAGTAGCAGAAGCAGTATTGGTCACACATTCTTGCTCAATGATATCTTGAGTAATCGCCAGTTGAGTTATATAATTTGCAGAAGCGCCAGCTGCCAATGTTGGAACTGTCCAAGCATCTCCTGTCAACTCATCCACCACTTCAATATCATTCAACTCAACATCTCCATCATTGATAACTTTAATGTTATAGGTGATGAATCCTCCTACCTGATCATCATTGGATACAACTGTTTTCTCAATTTGAACAGATGGCTGAACCACCAAGACAGTTACAATTGCTGTATCACAATTCGTTGGGTTAGGATTAGTACATATTCTATACTCTAGTGTATAAATACCTGGAGTAAGACCTGTACTTACACTAACTAGACCCGTTGTTGTATCCAGAATTAAGGCTCCTGGCGTAGATTGAGATACCTCAAATACATCTACTAAATCGGTATCTAAACCTGTCAAATCACCCAACATATCATTATCCAATACATTGACAATGTTTGAATACCCAAGTTGGCTTGAAACAGGGATTCCTGTCATATCATCGTCAACTGCGATAGGAGGATTTGGATTAGGATTACATGCCTCTGTAGCTCCTGGATAGGCTATCTCAGAAGTTACTTCTGGATTTAATTCAAATCTAACATAGGCTCCTTCTTCTCTTACTCCTGCGAAATTAAAGTCTCCAGAAATCCATTGTTTCTTAACAAGTTTCCATCCTGGCCACTGACTTCCATATCCACCTGGTAAGGTATCTGCTCCAGGGAACAACATGTAACCTTCCATTGGAATATTCTCATATCTAATGATCTCTTGATCATTACTATCATACCAAATCATGGTCAATGGATTTGGATTTCCTGGTGCTAGATCCTGCAAGTTAAAGTTGGCAGGCTCAAGCAACCATCTCAAATATGGAGCATCCAATTCGCAATAAGACTCTATTTCATCTATCAGTAATACAGGTTCAACTGTAGCACTAATTACTGCTTCATCATAATTGTCAGCATTACCGATTTCTGTAATTCTATAAGTCAATTCATAATCACCTGCAGCTGCATTTGCTGCAATAGTGATGACACCATTTTCATCTACCGTTAATACCCCTGAAGGATCAGGAACTACAGTAGTAAGAATTACATTTCCTGTGTTGGCAGCTCCTCCTAGATAAGAGTCATTGTCAAATGCATTGATAGATGCAACTCCTCCAGAAATGGTGTAGGTACCAGCGTTATCATCTACTGCAAGGATATCATTAAATATCGCTTCAGCTGTAGCCTGATCTGGTTCTGACATAACTTCTGCTTCATTGAGGTATCCAATTGCTGAAGCAATATTGGTAACCGAACCATTTGTTAAATCAGCTTGAGAAATGGTATATGTAGCAGTCAAAGTCAAGGACTCATTCGGTGCCAACGTATTCTCTACTGCTGCTGGGATACCAGGTACCTTATCATCTACTACTGTGAATGGTCCATCTAAGGTCACATTTCCAGTATTTGTTACGATGTATTGATACTCTACTACGTCCCCAACCACACTATAAGGATTGCCAGCTATTATTGATTTTTCAATAGATAGTGCTGGGTTCTGACAAAGATCAACCTGTGTCTCGTTATCAGTATCAATAGAATCTCCAGATAGATCATCTACTGTAGTTTCCTCAAATACCGCAGTTGCTTCTGCCTGGTTATTGATGTATCGGATATTGGTATCCTCCAATGTAACTTCATAAGTCGCGGTGTAGATGGCAGATTCATTTGGTAACAGAGTTCCTTCTGCACTGTTCATGCTGCTGCTTATGAAAGTAATTGCTGACATAGTACCTGTACCAGTGAAGTGGAATTCATTCACTTCAA contains the following coding sequences:
- a CDS encoding DUF7507 domain-containing protein, whose product is VKDASIDIVKSATPSTYNAAGDVITYTFDVSNTGNVTLTDVTVSDPLSGLSAITPGPVTLAPGENQVFTATYTITQTDMDAGQVDNTATATGNDPDDVEVSDTDSETITVVKDASIDIVKSATPSTYNAAGDVITYTFDVSNTGNVTLTDVTVSDPLSGLSAITPGPVTLAPGENQVFTATYTITQTDMDAGQVDNTATATGNDPDDVEVSDTDSETITAITDARIAIVKLADVESEDDCYDTGDLITYTFTVYNTGNVTLNNVEVNEFHFTGTGTMSAITFISSSMNSAEGTLLPNESAIYTATYEVTLEDTNIRYINNQAEATAVFEETTVDDLSGDSIDTDNETQVDLCQNPALSIEKSIIAGNPYSVVGDVVEYQYIVTNTGNVTLDGPFTVVDDKVPGIPAAVENTLAPNESLTLTATYTISQADLTNGSVTNIASAIGYLNEAEVMSEPDQATAEAIFNDILAVDDNAGTYTISGGVASINAFDNDSYLGGAANTGNVILTTVVPDPSGVLTVDENGVITIAANAAAGDYELTYRITEIGNADNYDEAVISATVEPVLLIDEIESYCELDAPYLRWLLEPANFNLQDLAPGNPNPLTMIWYDSNDQEIIRYENIPMEGYMLFPGADTLPGGYGSQWPGWKLVKKQWISGDFNFAGVREEGAYVRFELNPEVTSEIAYPGATEACNPNPNPPIAVDDDMTGIPVSSQLGYSNIVNVLDNDMLGDLTGLDTDLVDVFEVSQSTPGALILDTTTGLVSVSTGLTPGIYTLEYRICTNPNPTNCDTAIVTVLVVQPSVQIEKTVVSNDDQVGGFITYNIKVINDGDVELNDIEVVDELTGDAWTVPTLAAGASANYITQLAITQDIIEQECVTNTASATVYLSSEVESIVLAEDSDSVVECMTLSPSINIEKVANPSQVEAAGQEIIYSLTVTNTGNVILYDVIISDPLTSLNLNVGTIAPGLSSTINSPYTVTQSDMDAGSILNVATTSGTSVKGEVVEDQDEVTVEAVRIPNIALNKTVDLESVSREGIVLNYTLEVTNTGNVTLSSGNLVDPKTGLSLPNISLAPGEMKSFSTTYTVTLQDLLSGKPILNIATVNAVDTFSGTTVQAQSQATVSVNLEPGIEIVKTADIEEATFPGQEITYTLTVTNTGTAPLVNVQVSDPLTGFEETIGLLLPNETEVFTTTYVVTLDDLTNKEQVSNTATVKGTAPNGTEVEDQDSVDIVMNLPPPPPPAPDPEIIANDDDFGTYFLSYGGRLGNILENDLLDGQRPDPADVDFEFTELDGVIGLLIDDDGELSLIPGVNEAREYRLKYILREAGNPSNNDDATVVFRLQNDQVDLNVSKTSFEAEIYEGDVFDYEIVVTNGDTPASNVIVTDNLPTGVTYLSNEVTENSSGATVTDNVSGTAITWTIPVLAADASVTIRVTVKAGAAGSITNTVIVGSDEDDTDESNNQDDDVNTILPFHIPNVITPNNDGDNDTFVIQGLGKFVSNEITIFNRYGDHVLEQENYQNDWDAPGQVAGTYFYVLTTVDSNDKTHEFKGWIQVIKEN